From the genome of Pantoea alfalfae, one region includes:
- the hisP gene encoding histidine ABC transporter ATP-binding protein HisP: protein MADNKLSVTELHKRYGEHEVLKGVSLTAKAGDVISIIGSSGSGKSTFLRCINFLEKPSEGSIMVNNQQITLVRDKDGQLKVADKEQLRALRTSLTMVFQHFNLWSHMTVLENVMEAPIQVLGLSKAAARERAIKYLDKVGIDARAQAKYPVHLSGGQQQRVSIARALAMEPEVLLFDEPTSALDPELVGEVLRIMQKLAEEGKTMVVVTHEMEFARHVSNHVIFLHQGKIEEQGPPAEVFGSPKSPRLQQFLKGSLK from the coding sequence ATGGCTGACAATAAATTAAGCGTCACCGAATTGCATAAACGTTACGGTGAACATGAAGTGCTGAAAGGGGTCTCGTTAACTGCTAAAGCGGGCGATGTGATTAGTATCATTGGATCGTCCGGTTCAGGGAAAAGTACCTTTTTACGCTGCATTAACTTCCTCGAAAAACCGAGTGAAGGCAGCATCATGGTGAATAACCAACAAATTACCTTAGTCCGTGACAAAGATGGTCAGCTCAAAGTGGCTGACAAAGAGCAGCTGCGCGCGTTACGTACCAGCCTGACCATGGTGTTCCAGCACTTTAATCTGTGGAGTCACATGACCGTGCTGGAAAACGTGATGGAAGCGCCGATTCAGGTGCTGGGGCTGAGCAAAGCGGCGGCGCGTGAGCGTGCCATCAAATACCTCGATAAAGTCGGGATTGATGCGCGGGCGCAGGCAAAATATCCGGTGCACCTTTCTGGTGGTCAGCAGCAGCGTGTGTCGATTGCGCGCGCGCTGGCGATGGAGCCAGAAGTGTTGCTGTTTGACGAACCCACTTCGGCGCTTGATCCGGAACTGGTCGGGGAAGTACTGCGCATCATGCAGAAGCTGGCGGAAGAAGGAAAAACTATGGTGGTGGTGACCCACGAGATGGAGTTTGCCCGTCACGTCTCAAATCACGTGATTTTCCTGCATCAGGGAAAAATCGAAGAGCAGGGTCCGCCTGCGGAGGTGTTCGGCAGCCCGAAAAGTCCGCGTTTACAGCAGTTCCTCAAGGGATCACTGAAGTAA
- a CDS encoding sugar-binding transcriptional regulator yields MSREEKKQELAARAAWMYYVAGVTQQEIAQALGLSRQVAQRLVSSAREMGMVNVKIDHPVTHCLQLAREVKEKFGLDLCRVVPSASLNEDAIQQMLAVEGAAVMAQFISEEAPQVFGIGSGKTLRSIIDALPWVDRPQHHCVSMIGAIARDDSGTRYDVPLKMAEKMQGKYFFIPAPLYADTPEDKAMWVQHKVYQRVTERALRADVAFVGIGEVMPGCPLNAEGFITDAQVEALNARGVAGEMLGHFFNQQGERVWGETDELLTSVHLESQTQRKIIGFAGSERKYPAIRAALQGGWVSGLVTDEDTALKLLQT; encoded by the coding sequence ATGAGCAGAGAAGAGAAAAAGCAGGAGCTGGCCGCGCGTGCCGCGTGGATGTATTACGTTGCGGGCGTGACACAGCAGGAGATTGCGCAGGCACTGGGATTATCGCGCCAGGTGGCGCAGCGTCTGGTATCCAGTGCTCGTGAAATGGGCATGGTAAACGTAAAAATCGATCATCCCGTCACGCACTGTCTGCAGCTGGCGCGTGAGGTCAAGGAGAAGTTTGGTCTGGATCTCTGTCGCGTCGTGCCCTCGGCCAGTCTGAACGAGGATGCCATTCAGCAAATGCTGGCAGTCGAAGGGGCGGCGGTGATGGCACAGTTCATCAGTGAGGAAGCGCCACAGGTCTTTGGTATTGGTTCCGGTAAAACCTTACGCTCTATCATCGACGCGTTACCCTGGGTGGATCGCCCGCAGCATCATTGCGTTTCGATGATTGGCGCCATCGCGCGGGATGATTCCGGAACACGTTATGATGTCCCGCTAAAGATGGCCGAAAAGATGCAGGGTAAGTATTTCTTTATTCCGGCCCCCCTCTACGCCGACACGCCTGAGGATAAAGCGATGTGGGTGCAGCATAAGGTCTACCAGCGCGTCACCGAACGCGCCTTACGGGCAGACGTAGCCTTTGTCGGGATTGGCGAAGTGATGCCAGGCTGTCCACTGAACGCCGAGGGATTTATTACCGATGCGCAGGTTGAGGCGCTGAATGCGCGTGGCGTCGCAGGCGAGATGCTCGGTCACTTTTTCAATCAGCAGGGTGAACGCGTGTGGGGGGAAACGGATGAACTCCTGACCAGCGTGCATCTGGAAAGTCAGACACAACGCAAAATCATTGGCTTTGCCGGTAGCGAACGCAAGTACCCGGCGATCCGAGCCGCCTTACAGGGCGGCTGGGTATCGGGTCTGGTGACCGATGAGGACACGGCGCTGAAGTTACTGCAGACGTGA
- the dalD gene encoding D-arabinitol 4-dehydrogenase, giving the protein MTNQSVWMHIGAGSFHRAHQAWYLHQLRKQGDESWGIALGNIRQDAAPLLDQLAQQQGEYVLETVTPEGERDYETITSLRKILPWDSDISALIEQGARAETRVISFTVTEAGYYLTPAFTLDLSQADVKADLGGDIRTLYGALSRILTERVAEGGAPVTLLNCDNLRHNGERFRDAFLAFLTAKGDTTLADWVRAQTRSPNTMVDRITPRPTPQVAERVQAATGKQDGAAVMAESFIQWVIEDDFIAGRPALEKAGVELVESVLPWEEAKIRILNATHAAIAWAGTLIGLNYIDESTRHPAIYQLAHDYVTQDVIPSLSPSPLDLADYRDVVLARFSNPYIQDTNQRVGADGLSKIPGMVTPTLQACYQRGVQPAATAVIPALFFLFMQRWASDDLPYPYQDGALQVETLRKQFASADPLRAFLSDRALFAELASDRAFHELVTRRVTSLQQWLKQPELAAV; this is encoded by the coding sequence ATGACCAATCAATCCGTGTGGATGCATATCGGCGCAGGATCTTTTCATCGGGCACATCAGGCGTGGTATCTGCATCAGTTGCGTAAGCAGGGCGACGAAAGCTGGGGCATCGCGCTGGGCAATATCCGCCAGGACGCCGCGCCGCTGCTTGATCAGCTCGCGCAGCAGCAGGGCGAATATGTGCTGGAAACCGTGACGCCTGAAGGTGAGCGCGACTATGAAACCATCACGTCGCTGCGCAAAATTTTGCCCTGGGACAGCGACATCAGCGCGCTGATTGAGCAGGGCGCGCGTGCGGAAACGCGTGTGATTAGCTTCACCGTGACTGAAGCAGGCTACTACCTGACGCCCGCGTTTACGCTGGATCTCAGTCAGGCGGACGTGAAGGCCGATCTGGGTGGCGATATCCGCACCCTCTACGGCGCACTCAGCCGCATTCTGACAGAGCGAGTTGCCGAGGGCGGGGCACCGGTCACGCTGCTGAACTGCGACAATCTGCGGCACAATGGTGAGCGTTTTCGTGACGCCTTCCTGGCGTTTCTGACTGCCAAAGGCGATACCACGCTGGCCGACTGGGTGCGTGCACAGACCCGTTCACCGAATACCATGGTCGATCGCATAACGCCGCGACCCACCCCGCAGGTGGCCGAACGCGTGCAGGCGGCGACCGGCAAACAGGATGGCGCAGCAGTAATGGCCGAATCTTTTATTCAGTGGGTCATTGAGGATGATTTCATTGCCGGACGCCCGGCACTGGAAAAGGCGGGCGTAGAGCTGGTGGAATCGGTGCTGCCGTGGGAAGAAGCGAAAATTCGCATCCTCAATGCGACCCATGCCGCGATTGCCTGGGCGGGCACGCTGATTGGGCTGAACTATATTGATGAGAGCACCCGTCATCCGGCCATTTATCAACTGGCGCACGACTACGTGACCCAGGATGTCATTCCCTCACTTTCGCCCAGCCCGCTCGATCTGGCGGATTATCGCGATGTGGTGCTGGCCCGCTTCAGTAATCCCTATATTCAGGACACCAATCAGCGCGTCGGTGCCGATGGCTTGTCCAAAATTCCCGGCATGGTGACGCCAACCCTGCAGGCGTGTTACCAGCGCGGCGTGCAGCCGGCCGCAACGGCGGTGATCCCGGCACTCTTCTTCCTGTTTATGCAGCGTTGGGCCAGTGACGACTTACCCTATCCCTATCAGGATGGTGCGCTTCAGGTCGAAACGCTGCGTAAACAGTTTGCCAGCGCCGATCCGCTCCGTGCGTTCCTGAGCGATCGCGCGCTGTTTGCGGAACTGGCGTCCGATAGGGCGTTTCATGAGCTGGTGACGCGCCGGGTGACGAGTCTGCAGCAGTGGCTGAAGCAGCCTGAACTGGCGGCGGTGTAA
- the xylB gene encoding xylulokinase encodes MYLGIDIGTSELKALIVNTQGEIVASQHATLSVQRPHPHWAEQEPERWWQACCEVLAELRHQFPQAWAEIRAIGLSGQMHGAVLLDAGGRVLRPCILWNDTRSAPQCERLRKSNPRIMEISGNMIMPGFTLPKLHWVAEHEPEIFSRINKVLLPKDYLRWRLTGRFVTEPSDAAGTLWLDVSRRDWSDELLAITGLKRSQMPELVEGSAVSGHLQPTLASEWGLSTLVKVAGGGGDNAASAVGVGAVNAGDAFISLGTSGVIFVVNDRLQADPQSGVHAFCHALPGRWHQMSVMLSAASCLRWLCNLLSVSESQLMEEMAQLSDGQLRSAPIFLPYLSGERTPHNDPDASGAFFNLRHEMPRALLGYAVIEGVAFGLADGAEALGEARHHIQQYSLTGGGARSTLWAQLIADVLQLPVITHPASASGALGAARLAWLAEGGAEHEVCLKPPVQARYQPNDARGAVLQQRLRLFRELYIQQQQVRNLLPA; translated from the coding sequence ATGTATCTCGGTATTGATATCGGTACTTCAGAGCTTAAAGCGCTGATCGTGAACACTCAGGGTGAGATTGTGGCGTCTCAGCACGCCACGCTCAGCGTGCAGCGTCCGCATCCTCACTGGGCAGAACAGGAACCTGAACGCTGGTGGCAAGCCTGCTGTGAGGTTCTGGCGGAATTGCGTCATCAGTTTCCTCAGGCATGGGCTGAGATTCGCGCGATAGGATTGTCCGGTCAGATGCACGGGGCCGTGCTGCTGGATGCCGGGGGCAGGGTGCTGCGTCCATGTATCCTGTGGAACGACACGCGCAGTGCACCGCAGTGTGAAAGGCTACGGAAGAGCAATCCCCGGATAATGGAAATTAGCGGCAATATGATTATGCCCGGCTTTACTTTGCCGAAACTGCACTGGGTCGCGGAACATGAGCCAGAAATCTTCAGCCGCATCAATAAGGTTCTGCTGCCGAAAGATTACCTGCGCTGGCGTCTGACCGGGCGCTTTGTCACTGAGCCTTCGGATGCTGCCGGAACGCTGTGGCTCGACGTGTCACGGCGTGACTGGTCGGACGAACTGCTGGCCATCACCGGATTGAAGCGTTCCCAAATGCCTGAACTGGTGGAAGGCAGTGCAGTAAGTGGACATCTGCAGCCGACACTGGCGAGCGAGTGGGGCTTATCCACCTTAGTCAAGGTTGCAGGAGGCGGCGGGGACAATGCCGCGTCGGCCGTCGGGGTAGGTGCGGTGAACGCCGGGGATGCTTTTATCTCACTGGGGACGTCCGGGGTGATTTTTGTCGTCAATGACCGTTTACAGGCGGACCCGCAATCCGGGGTGCACGCCTTTTGCCATGCGCTACCGGGCCGCTGGCATCAGATGAGTGTGATGCTCAGCGCCGCCAGTTGTCTGCGCTGGCTGTGCAATCTGCTGTCAGTGAGTGAAAGCCAGCTGATGGAGGAGATGGCACAGCTCAGTGATGGACAGCTGCGTAGCGCCCCGATTTTTTTGCCCTATCTCTCCGGGGAGCGCACCCCTCACAACGATCCTGACGCCTCCGGTGCTTTCTTCAATCTGCGGCATGAAATGCCGCGCGCCCTGCTGGGCTATGCGGTGATTGAAGGCGTGGCATTTGGACTGGCTGATGGGGCAGAGGCGCTCGGCGAGGCCCGGCACCACATTCAGCAATACAGCCTCACCGGTGGGGGAGCGCGCAGCACGCTGTGGGCGCAATTGATTGCCGATGTGCTGCAACTGCCGGTTATTACCCACCCGGCCAGCGCCTCTGGCGCGCTGGGGGCGGCACGTCTGGCGTGGCTGGCTGAGGGCGGTGCTGAGCATGAGGTGTGTCTGAAGCCGCCAGTCCAGGCGCGCTATCAACCGAACGACGCTCGCGGAGCCGTGCTGCAACAGCGGCTGCGTCTGTTCCGGGAACTTTACATCCAGCAGCAACAGGTGCGTAACCTGCTGCCTGCATAA
- a CDS encoding MFS transporter gives MQSNEYWFGLPKKMFWGFLAIAIFMAGDGFEMAFLSRHITDMGFSPAQSAVVFTFYGLAAALAAWASGVVAELITPQRAMMIGFVLWIVMHALFMSLGLGLRNYPLMVLFYGIRGLAYPLFIYSFMMMLVQVLPREKLAAATGWFWAMYSIGIGVVGSYLPSLTIPMLGETGTLWLAIIWVACGGILAWFSLRNVPVDRSRVNLPMREKMTEMSRAVTILFTNQHVFYACLIRIINTLSLFGFAIIMPLLFVDRLGFTLSEWLQIWAVFFFVTIFTNIFWGLTGEKLGWIRQVRWFGCLGMAISSLTFYYLPLHAGHNFWVALIPAVMLGIFVAAFVPMTAVFPTLEPHHKGAAVSIYNLSAGLSNFVAPAIASIMLPFFDIVGVVWAYTALYVFAGVLTFIIRVPQPGHTREEKAMQSRVAGQRS, from the coding sequence ATGCAATCGAACGAATACTGGTTTGGCTTACCGAAAAAGATGTTCTGGGGCTTCCTCGCTATCGCCATCTTTATGGCGGGTGATGGCTTTGAAATGGCGTTTCTGTCGCGCCATATCACCGACATGGGCTTTTCGCCCGCGCAGTCTGCCGTCGTGTTCACCTTCTATGGTCTGGCAGCAGCGCTGGCAGCCTGGGCATCGGGCGTGGTCGCCGAGCTGATCACGCCGCAGCGCGCGATGATGATTGGCTTTGTGCTGTGGATCGTCATGCATGCACTGTTTATGTCGCTTGGGCTTGGGCTGCGTAATTATCCCCTTATGGTGCTGTTTTACGGCATTCGCGGGCTGGCTTATCCGCTGTTTATCTACTCTTTCATGATGATGCTGGTGCAGGTCTTACCGCGCGAGAAACTGGCGGCGGCGACCGGCTGGTTCTGGGCGATGTATTCAATCGGCATTGGCGTGGTGGGCAGCTATCTGCCCAGTCTGACCATTCCGATGCTGGGGGAGACCGGAACGCTGTGGCTGGCCATCATCTGGGTCGCCTGTGGTGGGATTCTTGCCTGGTTCAGCCTGCGCAACGTGCCGGTAGATCGTTCCCGCGTGAATCTGCCGATGCGTGAGAAGATGACAGAGATGTCGCGTGCCGTGACCATCCTGTTCACCAATCAGCATGTCTTTTATGCCTGCCTGATTCGCATCATCAACACGCTGTCGCTGTTTGGTTTCGCCATTATCATGCCACTGCTGTTTGTCGACCGTCTCGGCTTTACCCTTTCTGAATGGCTACAGATCTGGGCGGTGTTCTTCTTTGTTACCATCTTTACGAATATCTTCTGGGGCCTCACCGGTGAGAAGCTAGGCTGGATCCGTCAGGTACGCTGGTTTGGTTGCCTGGGCATGGCTATCTCCAGCCTGACATTCTATTACCTGCCGCTGCATGCGGGGCATAATTTCTGGGTCGCATTAATTCCTGCGGTCATGCTGGGGATCTTTGTTGCCGCGTTTGTGCCGATGACCGCCGTCTTTCCGACGCTGGAGCCGCATCACAAAGGGGCAGCGGTCTCGATTTACAATCTCTCCGCGGGACTCAGTAACTTTGTGGCACCGGCTATCGCCTCCATCATGCTGCCATTTTTCGACATCGTCGGAGTGGTATGGGCCTATACCGCGCTGTATGTGTTCGCTGGCGTGCTGACCTTTATTATCCGCGTGCCACAACCGGGGCACACGCGGGAAGAGAAGGCAATGCAGTCGCGGGTGGCCGGACAGCGTAGCTAA
- a CDS encoding TIGR01777 family oxidoreductase has product MHILITGGTGLIGRHLIPRLQQLGHQISVVTRDVVSAREKLGENVALWSGLAQQSNLDNIDAVINLAGEPIADKRWTEPHKQQLCESRWQITEQIASLINASATPPAVLISGSATGFYGNTGDLVLTEEDQGQDEFTHQLCARWEQLALSAASERTRVCLIRTGVVLAREGGALSKMKLPFKFGAGGPIGSGKQYMPWIHIDDMVNAILWLLDHEDLHGPFNMVAPYAVRNEQFAATLGRVMHRPAFMRTPASAIKLMMGESSVLVLGGQHVLPKRLEASGFGFRWYDLQEALQDVAG; this is encoded by the coding sequence ATGCACATTCTAATTACCGGTGGCACGGGACTGATTGGCCGACACCTGATCCCGCGCCTGCAACAGCTGGGGCATCAGATAAGCGTGGTGACACGTGACGTGGTCAGCGCACGTGAAAAACTGGGCGAGAACGTCGCACTCTGGTCAGGCCTGGCGCAACAATCGAATCTGGATAACATCGATGCGGTAATTAATCTGGCGGGAGAACCCATCGCCGACAAGCGCTGGACGGAGCCGCACAAACAGCAGCTGTGCGAAAGCCGCTGGCAGATCACCGAGCAGATTGCCTCACTGATTAATGCCAGTGCAACGCCACCCGCCGTCCTGATTTCTGGTTCGGCAACTGGCTTCTATGGCAATACCGGCGATCTGGTGCTGACTGAAGAGGACCAGGGACAGGATGAGTTTACCCATCAGCTCTGCGCCCGCTGGGAGCAGCTGGCGCTCAGCGCCGCGAGTGAACGTACCCGCGTCTGCCTGATACGCACCGGCGTGGTGCTGGCTCGTGAAGGCGGCGCACTCAGTAAAATGAAACTCCCCTTTAAGTTTGGCGCGGGCGGGCCGATCGGCAGTGGCAAACAGTATATGCCATGGATCCATATCGATGACATGGTCAACGCGATTCTCTGGCTGCTGGATCATGAGGATCTGCACGGCCCGTTCAACATGGTGGCCCCTTACGCGGTACGTAATGAGCAGTTTGCCGCCACGCTGGGGCGGGTGATGCATCGTCCGGCCTTTATGCGCACGCCAGCCAGCGCCATTAAGCTCATGATGGGCGAATCGTCGGTACTGGTGTTGGGAGGACAGCATGTGCTGCCAAAGCGGCTGGAAGCCTCTGGTTTCGGCTTCCGCTGGTACGATTTGCAGGAAGCCTTACAGGATGTCGCAGGATAA
- the yfcF gene encoding glutathione transferase, whose protein sequence is MNYPSITLWSDSSFFSPYAMSAYVALTEKGIPFQLKRVDLSQNQQNAAAYRELSLTCRVPTLQIDDFLLSESSAITEYLEERFPAPEFERLYPRDREKRARAREIQAWLRSDFLWIRQERPTEVLFAGERFAPLTASAQQAVDKLVTAVDRLLPEGQQNLFGEWSIADTDLAVMLNRLVLHGDPLPARLRHYAEFQWQRASVQLWLAESGKNR, encoded by the coding sequence ATGAATTATCCGTCCATCACCCTGTGGTCAGATTCATCATTTTTCAGTCCTTACGCTATGTCTGCCTATGTTGCTCTTACCGAAAAAGGGATCCCATTCCAGCTGAAACGTGTCGATCTGTCGCAGAATCAGCAAAACGCCGCAGCATACCGCGAGCTGTCGCTGACCTGCCGTGTGCCGACTCTCCAGATTGATGACTTCCTGTTAAGCGAATCCTCGGCGATTACGGAATATCTCGAAGAGCGTTTTCCTGCCCCCGAATTTGAACGCCTCTATCCACGTGACCGTGAGAAGCGCGCCCGTGCCAGGGAGATTCAGGCCTGGCTACGCAGTGACTTCCTGTGGATCCGTCAGGAGCGTCCGACAGAAGTGTTGTTTGCTGGTGAGCGTTTTGCGCCACTGACTGCGTCAGCGCAGCAGGCGGTGGATAAACTGGTTACCGCTGTCGATCGTTTGCTGCCTGAGGGGCAACAGAACCTGTTTGGTGAGTGGTCCATCGCGGATACCGATCTGGCAGTAATGCTTAACCGGCTGGTATTACATGGCGATCCTTTGCCCGCCCGTCTGCGGCATTATGCTGAGTTTCAGTGGCAGCGCGCCTCGGTGCAGCTGTGGTTAGCAGAAAGTGGTAAAAATCGGTAA
- the yfcD gene encoding NUDIX hydrolase YfcD, with protein MVDQTAGDGIEWVDIVNEENEVVAQATRAQMRAQCLRHRATYIVVHDGMGKILVQRRTEIKDFMPGKLDATAGGVVQSGEDMLESARREAEEELGIAAVPFAEHGKFYFEDQHCRVWGGLFSCVSHGPFAMQESEVDEIIWMTPDEITARCDEFTDDSLKALSLWMSRNGDNRA; from the coding sequence ATGGTGGATCAAACTGCGGGTGACGGCATCGAGTGGGTCGATATCGTAAACGAAGAGAATGAAGTCGTTGCTCAGGCGACACGTGCGCAGATGCGTGCTCAATGCCTGCGTCACCGCGCTACCTATATTGTGGTTCATGACGGTATGGGTAAGATTCTGGTACAGCGTCGCACCGAGATAAAAGATTTTATGCCGGGCAAACTCGACGCAACCGCGGGCGGCGTGGTGCAGAGCGGTGAAGATATGCTGGAATCTGCGCGACGTGAAGCAGAAGAGGAGTTAGGGATCGCCGCGGTGCCATTTGCTGAACATGGCAAATTCTACTTCGAAGATCAGCACTGTCGTGTCTGGGGCGGTCTGTTCAGTTGTGTGTCACACGGGCCATTCGCCATGCAGGAATCGGAAGTCGATGAGATTATCTGGATGACGCCCGATGAGATCACCGCGCGTTGTGATGAGTTCACCGATGATTCGCTGAAAGCGCTCTCCCTGTGGATGAGCCGCAACGGCGATAACCGGGCCTGA
- the pta gene encoding phosphate acetyltransferase, whose product MLIPTGTSVGLTSVSLGVIRAMERKGVRLSVFKPIAQPRAGGDTPDQTTTIIRKNSSIPAAEPLQMSRVESLLGSNQQDVLMEEIISRYHANTQDAEVVLVEGLVPTRKHQFANALNYEIAKTLNAEIVFVMALGNDSPAQLKERIELTQSSFGGQKNKNITGVIINKLNAPVDDQGRTRPDLSEIFDDSSKASIANIDPKQLFSDSPLPVLGCVPWSFDLIATRAIDMCRHLDARIINEGEIQTRRVKSVTFCARSIPHMLEHFRPGSLLVTSADRPDVLVAACLAAMNGIEIGAILLTGNYEIDDRIARLCDRAFQTGLPVFMVKTNTWQTSLSLQSFNLEVPADDTQRIEKVQEYVASYINAEWIESLTATSERSRRLSPPAFRYQLTELARKAGKRVVLPEGDEPRTVKAAAICAERGIATCVLLGNPEEIQRVAAAQGVELGKGVEIVDPEQVRENYVPRLVELRKSKGMTEVVAQEQLEDNVVLGTMMLESGEVDGLVSGAVHTTANTIRPPLQLIKTAPNSSLVSSVFFMLLPEQVLVYGDCAINPDPTAEQLAEIAIQSADSASAFGIDPRVAMISYSTGTSGAGSDVEKVREATRIAQEKRPDLVIDGPLQYDAAIMEDVAKSKAPNSQVAGRATVFIFPDLNTGNTTYKAVQRSADLISIGPMLQGMRKPVNDLSRGALVDDIVYTIALTAIQSQQAEG is encoded by the coding sequence ATGCTCATTCCGACCGGCACCAGCGTCGGCCTGACCAGCGTCAGCCTTGGCGTTATTCGCGCCATGGAACGTAAAGGCGTTCGCCTTAGCGTCTTTAAGCCAATTGCTCAGCCACGTGCTGGCGGCGACACCCCGGATCAAACCACCACCATCATCCGTAAGAACTCCTCGATTCCTGCCGCAGAACCGCTGCAGATGTCGCGTGTTGAGTCACTGCTGGGCTCCAACCAGCAGGATGTGCTGATGGAAGAGATCATCTCCCGTTACCATGCCAACACCCAGGATGCGGAAGTGGTGCTGGTTGAAGGTCTGGTTCCAACCCGTAAGCATCAGTTCGCCAACGCGCTGAACTATGAAATCGCGAAAACCCTGAACGCGGAAATCGTCTTCGTGATGGCGCTGGGCAATGACTCTCCGGCACAGCTGAAAGAGCGCATTGAACTGACGCAAAGCAGCTTCGGCGGTCAGAAGAACAAAAATATCACTGGCGTGATCATCAACAAACTCAACGCACCGGTTGACGATCAGGGACGTACCCGCCCTGACCTGTCAGAAATCTTTGATGACTCATCAAAAGCCAGTATTGCCAATATCGATCCTAAGCAACTGTTCTCAGACAGTCCGCTGCCGGTGCTGGGCTGCGTGCCGTGGAGCTTTGATCTGATTGCTACCCGCGCGATCGATATGTGCCGCCACCTGGATGCTCGCATCATCAATGAAGGTGAGATTCAGACTCGCCGGGTTAAATCTGTTACCTTCTGCGCCCGCAGTATTCCGCACATGCTGGAGCATTTTCGTCCTGGCTCACTGCTGGTGACTTCTGCTGACCGTCCGGATGTGCTGGTCGCCGCCTGTCTGGCCGCGATGAACGGCATTGAGATTGGCGCAATCCTGCTGACCGGTAACTACGAGATTGACGATCGCATTGCCCGTCTCTGCGACCGCGCCTTCCAGACCGGCCTGCCGGTGTTTATGGTGAAAACCAATACCTGGCAGACCTCACTGAGCCTGCAGAGCTTTAATCTTGAAGTGCCTGCTGATGACACGCAGCGCATCGAGAAAGTGCAGGAATATGTCGCCAGCTACATTAATGCAGAGTGGATTGAGTCACTGACCGCCACATCTGAACGCAGCCGTCGCCTGTCACCACCCGCCTTCCGTTATCAGCTTACCGAGCTGGCGCGTAAAGCGGGCAAACGCGTGGTGCTGCCAGAGGGTGATGAGCCGCGTACGGTTAAAGCGGCTGCTATCTGTGCTGAACGCGGCATCGCCACCTGCGTACTGTTAGGTAACCCGGAGGAGATTCAGCGTGTCGCTGCGGCTCAGGGTGTTGAACTGGGCAAAGGCGTTGAGATTGTTGACCCGGAACAGGTTCGTGAAAACTATGTGCCGCGTCTGGTTGAGCTGCGTAAGAGCAAAGGCATGACCGAAGTCGTCGCTCAGGAGCAGCTGGAAGATAACGTGGTACTCGGCACCATGATGCTGGAGAGCGGCGAAGTGGATGGCCTGGTGTCAGGTGCGGTTCATACGACCGCCAACACCATTCGTCCGCCGCTGCAGTTGATCAAAACCGCGCCTAACAGCTCACTGGTATCCTCGGTGTTCTTTATGCTGCTGCCGGAGCAGGTGCTGGTTTACGGTGATTGTGCCATTAACCCGGATCCGACCGCTGAGCAGCTGGCTGAGATCGCTATCCAGTCAGCTGATTCTGCCAGCGCCTTTGGTATCGATCCGCGTGTTGCGATGATCTCCTACTCTACTGGCACGTCAGGTGCGGGCAGCGACGTTGAGAAAGTGCGTGAAGCAACGCGCATTGCGCAGGAGAAACGTCCTGATCTGGTGATCGATGGTCCGCTGCAGTATGACGCCGCGATCATGGAAGATGTGGCGAAATCTAAAGCGCCGAATTCCCAGGTTGCCGGGCGCGCTACTGTGTTTATCTTCCCGGATCTCAACACCGGTAACACCACCTACAAAGCAGTACAGCGTTCAGCCGATCTGATCTCCATCGGACCGATGCTGCAGGGTATGCGTAAGCCGGTTAATGACCTGTCTCGCGGTGCGCTGGTGGATGACATCGTCTACACCATCGCCCTGACCGCCATTCAGTCTCAGCAGGCTGAAGGCTAA